Proteins encoded within one genomic window of Vanrija pseudolonga chromosome 3, complete sequence:
- the taf2 gene encoding Transcription initiation factor TFIID subunit 2: MADDRVVLEVDFAGVLTGSAYLTIFPSNPSLRTVYLHASPLLQINSVTLSSPTPANPLYPTPASFAHTNPFQPLPVREPPIDLKSHQEIKRKTWSALGEQEDGELAISVSHGWVRVVESENGMSLAPILIQIDYQLVVGGDVVEGIVFRRPGDGGDESQIPHMFLSPTTFDSARVWTPCVDSLWERCTWELEFIVPRYLEGGEPRGDNEVFPVMVVASGELLEQVTHPHDPHKVIFYYMQTGDSSVQHISFAAGPFEFYQLPSETGGETQKPMLAFCLPGQRRDLITSTSFLCRAMTFYTTEYSSFPYSAYKMVFVSDPRAQASTGVTMSIFSSDLLHPADVIDQAFDTRQILSFALIQQWIGVNIIQRTLSDTWLVTGLAGYIHGLFIRSLFGNNEYRFRMKKDIDRCVRLDNGEQLPLCVPGAIDPPSASAMNFMSLKGPLVLHILDRHIAKSGTSLGLSRVIPRIFLASLSDELPNNTVSTNSFIRLCRKISSMDLTTFADQWIYGSGCPHITIKTNFIRKKFLVEFAVQQQQPAIQAAEAMDEKNKAKFIASKRPTPFFEGSLTVRIHEADGAPFEHLVDIKQPYKVFPLPFNTKYKRTRRSGHVAARFSKLQETLVQAEDNDDDQAEQLRDVDRSEVFAYPPWDDEDERRRWRVGDWSDDEASAMLGEGGGYEWIRVDPECEWLAFFDIQEKPWFWISQLQGDRDVVAQLQAIQRMTMYPSPVIASELARTVLVENYYYRVRMEAARALVVYNNSEADYIGLFLLLKLFQTLYCQPTDDEDPLSAIAYPKPNDFKDIADYFLKKSIVTALAELRDPATKGVWTQVRQLLLNVLKYNDNSATFYSDSYYVATVISALGSAFSAGVNITGYISTDRDKELLKDATDAVERAITVDRLVPSYHNVVTQAGLQAHLKSILVGQRTNDPKIFLSYTREGNYEPLRITAFDCLLLCKPPGRSQPLVQYLFDVTRQDYSLTVRRHVARAISESILMTLAVGEVYMASPPGVIEVNVDSPNQYHAEREQENTKIVKALRKEFNGKQELRQTVQQTLLEAFTGGDHEILFALIKAAEVMSSSVPEPKPGVLITLQTPTTETPTGSKPKIRLSLGAPTPTAQRAEQTDYNFPQVTSPEVATASTPIKLVLNAAAQAPPKEKKRKNVPKAQAKGLSDSDFKAISIVLQKITLDKRSHYFRQPVDPIRDDAPDYLKIVKTPIDLATIRAKFDGGMYATRDEFNEDVKLLISNCFLYNAHGSPVRKAGDTFAKMYETLWKKTEATLKASAAGPAAPAKAPAPSAAAAPPARPQLTLKTSATSESHLMPPPSSVPGSAGGVPKIKLKSTKSVTIESPTSAMPPPPLPVPKKSSSLAGSSAARSASPEKPPRKEKDKEKERDRDRPKDRPKDKPTKKKRDAAALDDLLGAEVDAMGRDEAADAIEDLLGESPPPQPKKIKLSGSSGSSKSSQHNGGSESSGSSKKSSAAPETPKIKLSTTSETPKIKLSSGESSKKHSESSKSKPPEPPFKAKLWGDQSKAKPTSGDVSRESSKPRSFGESSSSSKPRSSGESSKTKPDASKTKPDAPTIRFDKPKSSDSTKKSSASPAPAPAPVVAPPPQPAAAAPAAGQYYAAPQWPRPPADLPATATNTMPFRQKRAKVMIQVLIKDPNAGYFLRPVDPVRDGCPTYYQEIAHPSDYQTVTKGIDQKKYTTMGQLARDIELIFANCRQFNPPGPITDMAAANEALYWREWAKAVSPRMTPDEKKAMVSLVNRAFKEPLSFIFREPVDPVALGIPQYFEIIPREDARDLTLIKHKLEKGSYQTARQVDEDFELMLENCRMFNGEGQIMDLANQFSAWWKQQRNKIDV; encoded by the exons ATGGCAGACGAT AGAGTAGTGCTCGAGGTTGACTTTGCCGGCGTGCTCACT GGCTCGGCGTACCTCACCATCTTCCCCTCGAACCCGTCCCTCCGCACAGTCTACCTGCAtgcgtcgccgctgctgcaaATCAACTCTGTGACGCTGTCGTCACCGACCCCCGCAAACCCGCTGTACCCGACGCCTGCGTCGTTTGCGCACACGAACCCGTTCCAGCCGCTCCCGGTCCGCGAGCCGCCCATCGATCTCAAGAGCCACCAGGAGATCAAGCGCAAGACGTGGtccgccctcggcgagcaggaggatggcgagctcgccatcTCCGTGTCCCACGGCTGGGTCCGCGTTGTCGAGTCGGAAAACGGCATGAGCCTCGCTCCGATCCTGATCCAAATCGACTACCAGCTTGTTGTTGGTGGCGACGTTGTGGAGGGCATCGTGTTTCGCCGGCCGGGTGATGGAGGGGACGAGTCG CAAATCCCGCACATGTTCCTCTCGCCCACGACCTTCGACTCGGCTCGAGTGTGGACGCCATGTGTCGACAGCCTGTGGGAGCGATGTACTTGGGAGCTCGAGTTCATCGTCCCGCGGTATCTTGAGGGTGGCGAGCCAAGAGGGGACAACGAGGTCTTCCCTGTAATGGTGGTTGCTAGCGGAGAGTTGCTAGAGCAG GTGACACATCCTCACGACCCACACAAAGTCATCTTCTACTACATGCAGACGGGCGACTCGTCGGTGCAGCACATCTCGTTCGCCGCTGGACCATTCGAGTTTTACCAGCTCCCATCGGAGACTGGAGGCGAAACGCAGAAGCCAATGCTGGCATTCTGCCTGCCAGGACAGCGCCGCGATCTGATCACATCAACATCGTTCCTCTGCCGTGCCATGACGTTTTACACGACAGAGTACAGCTCGTTCCCTTACTCTGCGTACAAGATGGTTTTCGTGTCCGACCCGCGCGCACAGGCATCAACAGGAGTCACAATGAGCATCTTCTCGTccgacctcctccaccccgcCGATGTGATCGACCAGGCGTTCGATACCAGGCAGATACTGTCATTTGCGCTGATCCAGCAATGGATCGGAGTCAACATCATCCAGCGGACTCTGTCAGACACTTGGCTTGTCACCGGCCTCGCCGGCTACATCCACGGCCTGTTCATCCGTTCCCTGTTTGGAAACAACGAGTACCGGTTCCGGATGAAGAAGGATATCGATCGCTGCGTGCGCTTGGACAATGGCGAGCAGCTGCCGCTATGCGTCCCTGGTGCCATCGACCCGCCGTCAGCCAGCGCCATGAACTTCATGAGCTTGAAGGGGCCGCTGGTGCTCCACATTCTCGACCGCCATATCGCCAAGTCGGGGACATCACTGGGTCTGTCTCGTGTCATCCCGCGcatcttcctcgcctcgctgtCGGACGAATTGCCAAACAACACGGTGTCCACCAACTCATTCATCCGCTTGTGCCGAAAAATCTCGAGCATGGACCTCACGACCTTCGCCGACCAGTGGATCTACGGTAGTGGCTGTCCACATATCACCATCAAGACAAATTTCATCCGCAAAAAGTTCTTGGTCGAGTTTGCCGtccagcagcaacagcctgCCATtcaggctgccgaggcgatGGACGAAAAGAACAAGGCCAAGTTCATTGCGTCAAAACGACCAACGCCTTTCTTTGAAGGCAGTCTCACTGTCCGTATCCACGAGGCAGATGGTGCGCCGTTCGAGCACTTGGTCGACATCAAGCAGCCATACAAGGTCTTCCCTCTACCGTTCAACACCAAGTACAAGCGTACAAGACGGTCTGGCCACGTCGCTGCGCGTTTCAGCAAATTGCAGGAAACCCTAGTGCAGGCTGAGGATAATGACGACGACCAGGCTGAGCAACTacgcgacgtcgaccgcTCAGAAGTGTTCGCTTATCCGCCGTGGGATGATGAagacgagcgacggcgatggcgtgTGGGTGACTGGAGCGATGATGAGGCCAGTGCAATGCTGGGCGAAGGTGGAGGATACGAGTGGATCCGCGTCGACCCAGAGTGCGAATGGCTGGCCTTCTTTGATATCCAGGAGAAGCCATGGTTCTGGATCTCGCAGCTTCAGGGCGATCGCGACGTTGTCGCGCAGCTTCAG GCTATCCAGCGGATGACAATGTACCCGTCGCCGGTCatagcgagcgagctcgcccgaACAGTGTTGGTAGAGAACTACTACTACCGTGTTCGAATGGAGGCGGCACGAGCATTGGTTGTG TACAACAACTCGGAAGCCGATTACATCGGCCTCTTCCTTCTCCTCAAGCTGTTCCAGACACTATACTGTCAGccgacggacgacgaggacccgCTCAGTGCAATCGCGTATCCAAAGCCCAACGACTTTAAGGATATCGCCGACTATTTCTTGAAGAAGAGCATCGTGACCGCATTGGCAGAGCTACGAGACCCAGCAACGAAGGGGGTTTGGACGCAAGTCCGGCAATTGCTATTGAATGTCCTCAAGTACAACGACAACTCGGCCACCTTTTACTCGGACTCGTACTACGTCGCAACGGTGATCTCGGCCCTCGGGAGCGCCTTCTCCGCTGGCGTCAACATCACTGGCTACATCTCCACTGATCGCGACAAGGAGCTGCTGAAGGACGCCaccgatgccgtcgagcgggCGATCACCGTCGACCGCCTAGTACCCAGCTACCACAACGTGGTAACGCAGGCAGGCCTCCAGGCGCACCTCAAGTCGATTCTCGTCGGTCAGCGGACCAACGACCCCAAGATCTTCCTGAGCTACACCCGCGAGGGCAACTATGAGCCCTTGCGCATCACCGCTTTTGactgcctcctcctctgcaAGCCACCAGGCCGAAGCCAGCCGCTGGTACAGTACTTGTTTGATGTGACTCGGCAGGACTACTCGCTCACCGTCCGTCGGCACGTTGCTCGTGCCATCTCCGAGTCGATCCTCATGACactggccgtcggcgaggtgtACATGGCGAGTCCACCCGGAGTCATCGAGGTGAATGTCGACTCGCCGAACCAGTatcacgccgagcgcgagcaggagAACACCAAGATTGTCAAGGCTCTGCGCAAGGAGTTCAACGGGAAGCAGGAATTGAGGCAGACTGTCCAGCAGACATTGCT CGAGGCCTTCACTGGCGGTGACCACGAGATCTTGTTCGCGTTgatcaaggccgccgaggtcatgTCGAGCAGTGTGCCAGAGCCCAAGCCCGGTGTCCTCATCACCCTGCAGACACCGACCACAGAGACGCCGACCGGCTCCAAGCCCAAGATCCGCCTCAGTCTCGGTGCCCCTACGCCAACGGCCCAGCGCGCAGAGCAAACAGACTACAACTTCCCCCAGGTCACGTCACCCGAGGTGGCTACTGCCTCCACACCCATCAAGCTCGTTCTCAACGCTGCTGCCCAAGCGCCTcccaaggagaagaagcggaAGAATGTGCCCAAGGCACAAGCCAAGGGACTGTCTGACTCCGACTTCAAAGCCATCTCCATCGTGCTGCAGAAGATCACTCTAGACAAGCGGAGCCACTACTTCCGTCAGCCTGTGGACCCCATCCGCGACGATGCTCCAGATTACTTGAAGATTGTCAAGACTCCTATTGACCTGGCAACGATCAGAGCAAAGTTTGACGGCGGCATGTACGCTACAAGAGACGAGTTCAACGAGGACGTCAAGTTGTTGATCAGCAACTGTTTCCTTTACAATGCTCATGGAAGTCCCGTTCGAAAGGCCGGCGACACCTTTGCCAAGATGTACGAGACAT TATGGAAGAAGACAGAGGCCACGTTGaaggccagcgcggccgggCCCGCTGCTCCGGCCAAGGCGCCTGCTCCTtctgctgccgctgcgccaCCTGCTCGCCCACAGTTGACGCTCAAGACTTCTGCGACGTCCGAGTCACACCTCATGCCCCCACCTTCGTCTGTCCCCGGCTCGGCAGGAGGGGTGCCAAAGATCAAGCTCAAGTCGACCAAGTCTGTGACCATCGAATCACCAACCTCGGCTatgcctccgccgcccctgCCTGTTCCCAAGAAGTCGTCATCGTTGGCCGGCTCGTCTGCTGCACGCTCGGCGTCACCTGAAAAGCCACCACGGAAAGAGAAGGACAAAgagaaggagcgcgacaGGGACAGGCCGAAGGACAGGCCGAAGGACAAGCCGACAAAGAAGAAGCGCGATGCTGCTGCCCtggacgacctcctcggcgccgaagtCGATGCCATGGGTCGTGACGAGGCTGCTGATGCCATCGAGGATCTGTTGGGCGAGTCGCCACCTCCACAGCCCAAGAAGATCAAGCTCAGCGGGTCGAGCGGCAGCTCCAAATCGTCTCAGCACAATGGCGGCTCCGAATCATCGGGGTCATCAAAGAAGAGTTCAGCTGCTCCAGAGACGCCGAAGATCAAGCTCTCGACAACCTCAGAGACACCGAAAATCAAGTTGTCTTCTGGAGAGTCATCGAAGAAGCACTCGGAGTCCTCCAAGTCCAAACCTCCCGAACCACCGTTCAAAGCCAAGCTCTGGGGCGACCAGTCAAAGGCCAAGCCTACGTCAGGGGACGTCAGTCGCGAATCGAGCAAGCCCCGGTCGTTTGGCGAGTCTTCATCATCCTCCAAGCCGAGGTCCAGTGGCGAGTCATCCAAAACGAAGCCGGATGCGTCCAAAACGAAACCGGATGCGCCGACAATCCGGTTCGACAAGCCCAAGTCATCAGACTCGACCAAGAAGTCGTCTGCTTCGCCTGCGCCTGCCCCGGCTCCCGTGGTCGCCCCACCGCCACagccggctgctgcggcgccggctgccgGACAGTACTACGCTGCTCCGCAATggcctcgcccgccggctGACCTCCCGGCAACCGCCACCAACACGATGCCGTTCCGTCAGAAGCGTGCAAAGGTTATGATTCAGGTGCTCATCAAGGATCCCAATGCGGGGTACTTCTTACGGCCCGTCGACCCAGTCCGCGACGGATGCCCGACCTACTATCAGGAAATCGCCCACCCGTCCGACTACCAGACGGTTACGAAGGGCATTGACCAGAAGAAGTACACAACTATGGGCCAGCTGGCTCGTGACATTGAGTTAATCTTTGCCAA TTGCCGACAGTTCAACCCGCCCGGGCCGATTACGGACATGGCTGCGGCCAACGAGGCCCTGTATTGGCGCGAGTGGGCCAAGGCTGTGTCTCCGCGCATGACGcccgacgagaagaaggccatgGTGTCGTTGGTCAACCGGGCGTTCAAGGAGCCGCTAAGCTTCATTTTCCGCGAACCTGTTGACCCTGTGGCACTGGGCATCCCACAGTACTTTGAAAT CATCCCTCGAGAGGACGCGCGTGACCTTACTCTTATCAAGCACAAGCTCGAGAAGGGGAGCTACCAGACGGCGCGGCAAGTGGACGAAGACTTTGAGCTCATGCTGGAGAACTGCCGCATGTTCAACGGCGAAGGGCAGATCATGGACCTGGCAAACCAGTTTTCAGCTTGGTGGAAACAGCAGCGTAACAAGATTGATGTGTAG
- the qutG_4 gene encoding Protein qutG produces the protein MPEDTYDEILEFAYALAEDAGKLILEGSAKRWRAHQEYEVKKNPVDLVTETDQAVEDFIKAAIVAKYPSHKFIGEESSEGKAKPVLTDEYTWIVDPIDGTMNPMVGCSIGVVHRSRPVVGVINQPFLNRIFSAAEGRGAFMNRTTPLPLTGGIPQPLTQLNQCLIAAEWGSERSADTMDKKINSFRKLNGDPDKGIDGGKFVHALRTTGATTCNLVCVAAGELDISWDAGCWAWDVAAAAVILKETGAFFHGGKELYARDAPIGEILMSRRYVAVRALPPTDTETSEQIQRRLATELYEAVEEWTTPSMKGY, from the exons ATGCCAGAGGACACGTACGACGAGATCCTCGAGTTTGCGTacgcccttgccgaggac GCCGGCAAGCTCATCCTCGAGGGCTCGGCGAAGCgatggcgcgcgcaccagGAGTACGAGGTCAAGAAGAACCCCGTTGAT CTTGTGACAGAGACGGaccaggccgtcgaggactTCATCAAGGCGGCCATTGTCGCCAAGTACCCCAGCCACAAGTT CATCGGCGAGGAGAGCtccgagggcaaggccaagcccgTGCTCACAGACGAATACACTTGGATCGTCGACCCGATTGAT GGCACGATGAA CCCGATGGTCGGGTGCAGTATCGGCGTGGTACATCGCTCGCGCCCCGTCGTGGGGGTCATCAACCAGCCGTTCCTCAACCGTATT ttCTCCGCAGCAGAGGGACGCGGCGCCTTCATGAACCGCACCACGCCGCTCCCGCTCACCGGCGGCATCCCGCAGCCGCTCACCCAGCTCAACCAGTGCCTCATTGCCGCCGAGT GGGGCTCCGAGCGCTCGGCCGACACGATGGATAAGAAGATCAACAGCTTCCGCAAACTCAACGGCGACCCGGACAAGGgcatcgacggcggcaagttTGTGCATGCGCTGAGGA CGactggcgcgacgacgtgcaaTCTTGTGTGTGTTGCAgctggcgagctcgacatttCATG GGATGCCGGCTGCTGGGCATGGGACGTGGCG gccgccgccgtcatcctgAAAGAAACCGGCGCCTTCTTCCACGGCGGAAAGGAGCTgtacgcgcgcgacgcgccaaTCGGCGAGATCCTCATGTCGCGGCGATACGTCGCTGTGCGTGCGCTCCCGCCCACCGACACCGAGACGTCGGAGCAGATCCAGCGGCGGCTCGCGACCGAGCTGTATGAGGCGGTTGAAGAGTGGACCACGCCCAGCATGAAGGGCTACTAG
- the qutG_4 gene encoding Protein qutG has translation MPEDTYDEILEFAYALAEDAGKLILEGSAKRWRAHQEYEVKKNPVDLVTETDQAVEDFIKAAIVAKYPSHKFIGEESSEGKAKPVLTDEYTWIVDPIDPFLNRIFSAAEGRGAFMNRTTPLPLTGGIPQPLTQLNQCLIAAEWGSERSADTMDKKINSFRKLNGDPDKGIDGGKFVHALRTTGATTCNLVCVAAGELDISWDAGCWAWDVAAAAVILKETGAFFHGGKELYARDAPIGEILMSRRYVAVRALPPTDTETSEQIQRRLATELYEAVEEWTTPSMKGY, from the exons ATGCCAGAGGACACGTACGACGAGATCCTCGAGTTTGCGTacgcccttgccgaggac GCCGGCAAGCTCATCCTCGAGGGCTCGGCGAAGCgatggcgcgcgcaccagGAGTACGAGGTCAAGAAGAACCCCGTTGAT CTTGTGACAGAGACGGaccaggccgtcgaggactTCATCAAGGCGGCCATTGTCGCCAAGTACCCCAGCCACAAGTT CATCGGCGAGGAGAGCtccgagggcaaggccaagcccgTGCTCACAGACGAATACACTTGGATCGTCGACCCGATTGAT CCGTTCCTCAACCGTATT ttCTCCGCAGCAGAGGGACGCGGCGCCTTCATGAACCGCACCACGCCGCTCCCGCTCACCGGCGGCATCCCGCAGCCGCTCACCCAGCTCAACCAGTGCCTCATTGCCGCCGAGT GGGGCTCCGAGCGCTCGGCCGACACGATGGATAAGAAGATCAACAGCTTCCGCAAACTCAACGGCGACCCGGACAAGGgcatcgacggcggcaagttTGTGCATGCGCTGAGGA CGactggcgcgacgacgtgcaaTCTTGTGTGTGTTGCAgctggcgagctcgacatttCATG GGATGCCGGCTGCTGGGCATGGGACGTGGCG gccgccgccgtcatcctgAAAGAAACCGGCGCCTTCTTCCACGGCGGAAAGGAGCTgtacgcgcgcgacgcgccaaTCGGCGAGATCCTCATGTCGCGGCGATACGTCGCTGTGCGTGCGCTCCCGCCCACCGACACCGAGACGTCGGAGCAGATCCAGCGGCGGCTCGCGACCGAGCTGTATGAGGCGGTTGAAGAGTGGACCACGCCCAGCATGAAGGGCTACTAG
- the qutG_4 gene encoding Protein qutG, whose translation MPEDTYDEILEFAYALAEDAGKLILEGSAKRWRAHQEYEVKKNPVDLVTETDQAVEDFIKAAIVAKYPSHKFIGEESSEGKAKPVLTDEYTWIVDPIDLHPRKVRRAQRHHLP comes from the exons ATGCCAGAGGACACGTACGACGAGATCCTCGAGTTTGCGTacgcccttgccgaggac GCCGGCAAGCTCATCCTCGAGGGCTCGGCGAAGCgatggcgcgcgcaccagGAGTACGAGGTCAAGAAGAACCCCGTTGAT CTTGTGACAGAGACGGaccaggccgtcgaggactTCATCAAGGCGGCCATTGTCGCCAAGTACCCCAGCCACAAGTT CATCGGCGAGGAGAGCtccgagggcaaggccaagcccgTGCTCACAGACGAATACACTTGGATCGTCGACCCGATTGAT CTTCATCCACGCAAAGTAAGACGCGCCCAGAGGCACCACTTACCCTAG
- the qutG_4 gene encoding Protein qutG: MVGCSIGVVHRSRPVVGVINQPFLNRIFSAAEGRGAFMNRTTPLPLTGGIPQPLTQLNQCLIAAEWGSERSADTMDKKINSFRKLNGDPDKGIDGGKFVHALRTTGATTCNLVCVAAGELDISWDAGCWAWDVAAAAVILKETGAFFHGGKELYARDAPIGEILMSRRYVAVRALPPTDTETSEQIQRRLATELYEAVEEWTTPSMKGY; this comes from the exons ATGGTCGGGTGCAGTATCGGCGTGGTACATCGCTCGCGCCCCGTCGTGGGGGTCATCAACCAGCCGTTCCTCAACCGTATT ttCTCCGCAGCAGAGGGACGCGGCGCCTTCATGAACCGCACCACGCCGCTCCCGCTCACCGGCGGCATCCCGCAGCCGCTCACCCAGCTCAACCAGTGCCTCATTGCCGCCGAGT GGGGCTCCGAGCGCTCGGCCGACACGATGGATAAGAAGATCAACAGCTTCCGCAAACTCAACGGCGACCCGGACAAGGgcatcgacggcggcaagttTGTGCATGCGCTGAGGA CGactggcgcgacgacgtgcaaTCTTGTGTGTGTTGCAgctggcgagctcgacatttCATG GGATGCCGGCTGCTGGGCATGGGACGTGGCG gccgccgccgtcatcctgAAAGAAACCGGCGCCTTCTTCCACGGCGGAAAGGAGCTgtacgcgcgcgacgcgccaaTCGGCGAGATCCTCATGTCGCGGCGATACGTCGCTGTGCGTGCGCTCCCGCCCACCGACACCGAGACGTCGGAGCAGATCCAGCGGCGGCTCGCGACCGAGCTGTATGAGGCGGTTGAAGAGTGGACCACGCCCAGCATGAAGGGCTACTAG
- the znf207 gene encoding BUB3-interacting and GLEBS motif-containing protein encodes MGKKKRTQAFVLKPWCWYCEREFEDEKVLLQHQKSKHFKCQLCPRKLNTAGGLMVHSQQVHKCEPEPLTNTLPGRDGYDIEIFGMEGVPTNALAEWKARKEQEAGAAALAAASLAKRPRHAYTVIPEADLMFALEQHKALMAARRNRENAGAALPPFPPGVAPPFPPGAIRPPLPGMPPPTLGAPPYGVPPFQPPYPPPGGAYPPANGFPPAPPPVARPPPAFVPQAAAAPAPLPPAPSAPVSAEVLPPAGGVFWPDNDATPAEKRALQPKYRYTPSEPEAAGTEAAAGQKRKAAADFL; translated from the exons ATGGGAAAGAAGAAGAGGACTCAGGCCTTT GTGCTCAAGCCGTGGTGCTGGTActgcgagcgcgagtttGAGGATGAGAAGG TCCTGCTGCAACACCAGAAGTCGAAGCACTTCAAGTGCCAGCTGTGTCCTCGAAAGCTCAAC ACGGCAGGCGGTCTCATGGTCCACAGCCAGCAGGTGCACAAgtgcgagcccgagccgttAACCAACACGCTACCCGGGCGCGACGGCTACGACATTGAGATCTTCGGCATGGAGGGTGTGCCGACCAATGCGCTCGCCGAGTGGaaggcgcgcaaggagcaggaggcgggcgcggccgcgctcgcggcggccagcttGGCAAAGCGCCCACGCCACGCCTACACCGTCAtccccgaggccgacctcatgttcgcgctcgagcagcacaaGGCCCTCATGGCCGCACGGAGGAATCGCGAGAACGCAGGCGCGGCCCTCCCTCCTTTCCCTCCTGGTGTGGCGCCTCCCTTCCCTCCTGG CGCAATCCGCCCACCACTCCCCGGCATGCCCCCGCCCACGCTCGGCGCACCGCCGTACGGCGTGCCACCGTTCCAGCCGCCCTACCCGCCACCGGGCGGCGCGTACCCCCCAGCCAATGGCTTCcccccagcaccaccgccggtcgcgcgcccgccgccagcgttCGTCCCtcaggccgcggcggcgccagcaccattgccgccagcgccatcaGCGcccgtcagcgccgaggtgttgccgcccgctggcggcgtctTCTGgcccgacaacgacgcgacgccagcAGAAAAGCGCGCACTCCAGCCCAAGTACAGGTACACACCATCAGAACCCGAGGCTGCGGGGACCGAGGCAGCTGCCGGCCAGAAACGCAAGGCGGCAGCCGACTTTCTCTAG
- the MRPL6 gene encoding 54S ribosomal protein L6, mitochondrial, translating into MSSSRAALLPLRRAFHSSPVARSHIGSAPVPVPPNVQLTFPALSIDPETPRGVDAARRLITIKGPLGEQVLPVEPQVIIQPAAEKGGPVTIAVHDPTQKSHKSLWGLTRSLLNNAITGVSTGYKVELRLVGVGYRAAVEPIPKVFRDIQASIPRSVRASKPGAPPYVLPPLPKDRLNLKLGYAHPVLIDIPQSIKVDVPAPTKIVLSGTDKQKLGLFAAKIRRWRKPEPYRGKGIFVGDETIKLKEIKKK; encoded by the exons atgagctcgtcgcgcgcggccctcctccctctcaGGAGAGCATTCCACTCGTCCCCAGTCGCGCGGTCACACatcggctcggcgcccgtTCCCGTCCCGCCAAATGTGCAGCTCACCTTTCCGGCGCTGTCCATCGACCCCGAGACGCCGCGcggtgtcgacgccgcccggcggctcatcaccatcaagggcccgctcggcgagcaggtcCTCCCCGTCGAGCCGCAGGTGATCAtccagcccgccgccgagaagggcgGACCCGTCACCATCGCCGTGCACGACCCGACACAAAAGTCGCACAAGAGCCTGTGGGGCCTcacgcgctcgctcctcaACAACGCCATCACCGGCGTGTCCACCGGCTACAaggtcgagctgcgcctggtcggcgtcggttaccgtgccgccgtcgagcccatCCCCAAGGTCTTCCGCGACATCCAGGCTTCCATCCCCCGCTCCGTCCGCGCCTCAAAGCCCGGAGCGCCCCCTTACGTCCTTCCCCCGCTCCCCAAGGACCGCCTCAACCTCAAGCTCGGATACGCGCACCCCGTCCTCATCGACATCCCCCAGTCGATCAAGGTCGACGTGCCTGCCCCCACCAAGATTGTTCTCTCCGGCACCGACAAGCAGAAGCTCGGTCTCTTCGCCGCCAAGATCCGGCGCTGGCGCAAGCCCGAGCCCTACCGTGGAAAG GGCATcttcgtcggcgacgagacgatcAAGCTGAAGGAGATTAAGAAGAAGTAG